The following proteins are encoded in a genomic region of Ailuropoda melanoleuca isolate Jingjing chromosome 10, ASM200744v2, whole genome shotgun sequence:
- the SSTR5 gene encoding somatostatin receptor type 5 yields the protein MEPLFPAPTLAGWNTSSAATSAGGENGTLAGLAPSPGARAVVVPVLYLLVCAVGLGGNALVIYVVLRHAKMKTVTNIYILNLAVADVLLMLGLPFLATQNAVSYWPFGPVLCRLVMTLDGINQFTSIFCLTVMSVDRYLAVVHPIRSTRWRRPRVAKLASAAVWAFSLLMSLPLVVFADIQEGWNTCNLSWPEPVGLWGAVFIIYTSVLGFFGPLLVICLCYLLIVVKVKASGVRVGASRRRSERKVTRMVVVVVVVFVGCWLPFFIVNIVNLAFVLPEEPASAGAYFFVVILSYANSCANPVLYGFLSDNFRQSFRKVLCLRKGHGAEDADATEPQPDKGSRLQEATLPVRGSEANGVMQTSRL from the coding sequence ATGGAGCCTCTGTTCCCGGCCCCCACGCTGGCCGGCTGGAACACCTCCTCAGCGGCCACCAGCGCGGGCGGTGAGAACGGGACGCTGGCGGGGCTGGCGCCCTCGCCGGGGGCCCGCGCGGTCGTGGTGCCCGTGCTGTACCTGCTGGTGTGCGCGGTGGGGCTGGGCGGCAATGCCCTGGTCATCTACGTGGTGCTGCGCCACGCCAAGATGAAGACCGTGACCAACATCTACATCCTCAACCTGGCCGTGGCTGACGTGCTGCTCATGCTGGGGCTGCCCTTCCTGGCCACGCAGAACGCCGTCTCCTACTGGCCCTTCGGCCCCGTCCTGTGCCGCCTGGTCATGACGTTGGACGGCATCAACCAGTTCACCAGCATCTTCTGCCTGACCGTCATGAGCGTGGACCGCTACCTGGCCGTCGTGCACCCCATCCGCTCCACGCGCTGGCGCCGCCCCAGGGTGGCCAAGCTGGCCAGCGCCGCAGTCTGGGCCTTCTCGCTGCTCATGTCCCTGCCGCTGGTGGTCTTTGCGGACATCCAGGAGGGCTGGAACACCTGCAACCTCAGCTGGCCGGAGCCCGTGGGCCTGTGGGGCGCCGTGTTCATCATCTACACATCCGTGCTGGGCTTCTTCGGGCCGCTGCTGGTCATCTGCCTCTGCTATCTGCTCATCGTGGTCAAGGTGAAGGCGTCGGGCGTGCGCGTGGGCGCCTCGCGGCGGCGCTCCGAGCGCAAGGTGACCcgcatggtggtggtggtggtggtggtgttcgTGGGCTGCTGGCTGCCCTTCTTCATCGTCAACATCGTCAACCTGGCCTTCGTCCTGCCCGAGGAGCCCGCCTCCGCCGGCGCCTACTTCTTCGTGGTCATCCTGTCCTACGCCAACAGCTGCGCCAACCCTGTGCTCTACGGCTTCCTCTCCGACAACTTCCGCCAGAGCTTCCGGAAGGTTCTGTGCCTCCGCAAGGGCCACGGTGCAGAGGACGCAGATGCCACGGAACCACAGCCCGACAAGGGCAGCCGGCTGCAGGAGGCCACGCTGCCCGTGCGCGGCTCCGAGGCCAACGGGGTCATGCAGACCAGCCGGCTGTGA
- the C1QTNF8 gene encoding complement C1q tumor necrosis factor-related protein 8: protein MAASGLLLLLGLPVGAWPGLGLPRRPCVQCCHAAWPPAAPGPYTPQSAGEPGVPLPRVRPTIDISILKGEKGEPGLRGLSGRSGKEGPLGARGLSGRKGQKGQAGPPGSLCQRDYAAFSVGQREGLHSADGFQAVPFDTELVDPDGAFHLASGRFLCAVPGVYFLNLNMHPWNYKETYLHITGNGRAAAVLYAQPRERGVLQTQSLLLPLATGDTVWVRVFQRDRDNAIHGGHGDLYITFKGHLVKPAAEL, encoded by the exons ATGGCAGCCTCCGGCCTCCTGCTCCTTCTGGGGCTGCCTGTGGGGGCCTGGCCCGGCCTGGGGCTGCCCCGACGGCCCTGCGTGCAGTGCTGCCATGCCGCCTggccccccgccgcccccggcCCCTACACCCCCCAGAGCGCTGGGGAGCCGGGGGTGCCGCTGCCCCGCGTGCGGCCCACCATAGACATCTCCATCCTCAAAG GTGAGAAGGGTGAACCGGGGCTCAGAGGTCTCTCTGGCAGGAGCGGGAAGGAGGGCCCACTGGGCGCCCGTGGCCTCTCGGGCCGCAAGGGCCAGAAGGGGCAGGCGGGGCCGCCGGGCTCCCTTTGTCAGCGCGACTACGCGGCCTTCTCGGTGGGCCAGCGGGAGGGCCTGCACAGTGCCGACGGCTTCCAGGCCGTGCCCTTTGACACGGAGCTGGTGGACCCGGACGGGGCCTTCCACCTGGCGTCCGGCCGCTTCCTGTGCGCCGTGCCTGGCGTCTACTTCCTGAACCTCAACATGCACCCCTGGAACTACAAGGAGACCTATCTGCACATCACGGGGAACGGGCGGGCCGCTGCCGTGCTGTACGCGCAGCCCCGCGAGCGTGGCGTCCTGCAGACCCAgagcctgctgctgcccctggccACCGGCGACACCGTCTGGGTGCGCGTGTTCCAGCGGGACCGCGACAACGCCATCCACGGCGGGCACGGTGACCTCTATATCACCTTCAAAGGCCACCTGGTCAAGCCGGCCGCAGAGCTCTAG